A genomic segment from Salvelinus alpinus chromosome 8, SLU_Salpinus.1, whole genome shotgun sequence encodes:
- the LOC139582752 gene encoding SAM and SH3 domain-containing protein 1-like isoform X6: protein MEELRKRRVSHDLDMEKVDTSPTSLQLRSEIQESLGFSSEVSTPETERKMSLHKSSSEDGSGGKWDNKKKNKSFWQNFRKTSQKGVMQQTSKGEDIGYVASEITMSDEERIQLMMMVKEKMITVEEALARLKEYENHSRQSSSTDTAEWTDGSTPNLNQSSNCKSREQSDDEQTEDSMKFKRLHKLVNSTRRVRKKLIKVEEGKKRGSEDSLSLEASPTCEDNTALYTGVLKKSSLPQDASMSSLTQDQLSLDGDTDSLTTSPSSSSLDTTWSGHKLVKAFSKSSSTHGLIRPPRRLPAGPEGLGAAGVGGSGSSFSELDGCGAEAEEKVSHSMTEGEMRKALTSLSHGVSNDTLYGFYGLTRPRPKPHPQPRLLVALDDVSQGSPKPARHHTSWLRKPDPNYAYSTKHLLYQRSRNCAKTPGVPSSCSSPSPPARCDLAKAKGGTLGGGGCGGWAFPTRRLRSRTAVSELNITYVVERSLYGHLNWAQLVRPVTLSRAERRCLLEEDREADRKWAASVDRCTKRVLLRIQQKSRTCSFGGFDLSNRSLHVVSGGSEPNSTDPEAVYREVVKSPNTSRISLGKKVKSVKETMRKRMSKKYSSSLSEQSSPDGTPSSPQSPQPDTDSLEKPKLKAGGSVESLRSSLSGQSSMSGQTVSTTDSSASNRESVKSEDGDDEEPPYRGPFCGRARVHTDFTPSPYDSDSLKLKKGDVIDIISKPPMGTWMGLLNNKVGTFKFIYVDVLSEEEEKPKRPVRRRRKGRPPKPTSVEELLERINLKEHMPTFLFNGYEDLDTFKLLEGEDLDELNIKDPQHRAVLLTAVELLQEYDSSSDPERSGLSGSQEKLLSDGHILVGDSPRDSGCYESNENLENGKSRKTSRSNRSSAGLQSPDYPTLPMTQSTEALQQSKLERTAKFTKHFFLKPTLRGFSLLGLRKGPRRTRTPMPASRSCEDLDGPPEATGPHAWKRSHSLGDLHWEQAFDQKKDYSLELKPAKGVSKSGNSSRVKGLQGHGDGGSSLAQNGGSAVSPKGRSDQPPVPSQLPLRPPCPTAPLPQPQETLPSPLPSPPEPQLRERSIRTHPKKPPVPPPVPVKKSKERLANGIRHRSLVLSSPTHSYTSTHSHPPSPVISSPSAPALPSKASSTPASPSPASTSPASPASTTATTGCPEPEEPGTPPAVPPPWLSDLPETACPQAQIQGGGGKMVVARKVSYAKMAVDLHSVLEQRLEAEGIDLTEEPYSDKHGRCGIPQPLMQRYSEDLEQPVKDVASNMDQVRVKQLRKQHRMAIPFGGLTEMCRKPLSPGHVSTVSDWLVSIGLPMYATPMAAAGYDTLGRVSSLTESSVWEAGVRDERHVRRLVSEARLVSAHRDGQS, encoded by the exons GATGTCTCTGCACAAGTCCAGCTCTGAAGACGGCTCTGGAG GTAAATGGGACAATAAGAAGAAGAACAAATCCTTCTGGCAGAATTTCCGCAAGACGTCTCAGAAGGGAGTCATGCAGCAGACGTCAAAAG GAGAGGACATAGGCTACGTGGCCAGTGAGATCACCATGAGTGATGAAGAGCGCATCCAGCTGATGATGATGGTGAAGGAGAAAATGATCACTGTGGAAGAGGCTTTAGCTCGG CTGAAGGAGTATGAGAACCATAGCAGACAGTCCAGCAGTACTGACACTGCAGAGTGGACTGATGGATCCACTCCCAATCTAAACCAGTCCTCAAACTGCAAA tctcgGGAGCAGTCAGATGATGAGCAGACAGAGGACTCAATGAAGTTCAAACGGCTCCACAAGCTGGTCAACTCTACCCGCCGCGTCAGGAAGAAACTCATCAAGGTGGAAGAGGGGAAGAAACGCGGCTCCGAAG ATTCTCTGAGCTTGGAGGCATCTCCTACATGTGAGGACAACACAGCCCTGTACACAGGGGTCCTGAAGAAGTCCAGCCTGCCCCAGGATGCATCCATGTCCTCCCTGACCCAGGACCAGCTCTCTCTGGATGGGGACACAGACAGCTTGACCACCTCCCCTTCCTCCAGCAGCCTGGACACTACCTGGTCCGGACACAAGCTGGTCAAGGCCTTCTCTAAGTCCAGCAGCACCCACGGCCTCATCCGGCCTCCCAGGAGACTCCCTGCTGGGCCTGAGGGTTTGGGAGCCGCCGGAGTGGGAGGTAGTGGATCCTCCTTCTCGGAGCTGGACGGCTGTGGTGCCGAGGCCGAAGAGAAGGTGTCGCACTCCATGACGGAGGGCGAGATGCGGAAagccctgacctctctctcccatGGGGTAAGTAATGACACACTCTACGGTTTCTACGGCCTCACCCGGCCACGCCCCAAACCACACCCCCAGCCCCGCCTCCTTGTTGCCCTCGATGACGTCTCCCAGGGTAGCCCCAAACCCGCCCGTCACCACACCAGCTGGCTCAGGAAGCCTGACCCCAATTACGCCTACTCCACCAAACACCTGCTCTACCAGCGCTCCCGGAACTGCGCCAAAACACCAGGGGTGCcctcctcctgttcctccccCTCGCCCCCCGCCCgttgtgacctggccaaggctaAGGGTGGTACGCTGGGTGGAGGGGGGTGTGGGGGCTGGGCATTCCCCACTCGCAGGCTCCGCAGCCGGACGGCGGTGAGCGAACTGAACATCACGTACGTGGTGGAGCGCAGCCTCTACGGCCACCTCAACTGGGCCCAGCTAGTCCGGCCCGTCACCCTCAGCCGTGCCGAGCGCCGCTGCCTgttggaggaggacagggaggcgGACAGGAAGTGGGCGGCCAGCGTGGACCGCTGCACCAAGCGCGTGCTCTTACGCATCCAGCAGAAGTCT AGGACATGTAGTTTTGGAGGGTTTGACCTGTCCAACAGGTCACTCCATGTGGTCAGTGGAGGCTCAGAGCCCAAT aGTACGGATCCAGAGGCTGTATACCGGGAGGTAGTCAAGTCTCCCAACACGTCTCGTATCTCTCTGGGGAAGAAGGTCAAGTCCGTCAAAGAGACCATGAGAAAACGCATGTCCAAGAAGTACAGCAGCTCACTGTCtgaacag TCGAGCCCAGACGGGACTCCCAGCTCCCCCCAGTCCCCTCAGCCAGACACAGACTCTCTGGAGAAACCCAAGCTAAAGGCTGGAGGATCAGTGGAGAGCCTCCGGAGCTCCCTCAGTGGGCAAAGCTCCATGA GTGGTCAGACGGTCAGCACCACAGACTCGTCAGCCagtaacagagagagtgttaAGTCTGAGGATGGAGATGACGAGGAGCCTCCCTACAGAGGGCCCTTCTGTGGCAGGGCGCGAGTACACACTGACTTCACCCCTAGCCCCTACGATTCCGATTCCCTCAAACTAAAG AAAGGGGATGTGATCGACATCATCAGTAAGCCACCCATGGGGACGTGGATGGGCCTGCTCAATAACAAGGTGGGCACCTTTAAGTTCATCTATGTGGACGtgctgagtgaggaggaggagaagcccAAAAGACccgtgaggaggaggaggaagggcagACCTCCCAAACCCACCTCTGTAGAAGAGCTGCTGGAACGCATCAACCTCAAg GAGCACATGCCTACCTTCCTGTTTAATGGCTATGAGGACCTGGACACCTTCAAGCTGCTGGAGGGGGAGGATCTAGATGAGCTCAACATCAAAGACCCTCAACACAGAGCTGTGCTGCTCACCGCTGTGGAGCTACTGCAGgagtatgaca GCAGCAGTGACCCTGAGCGGAGCGGCCTGTCAGGCTCTCAGGAGAAGCTGCTATCAGATGGCCACATCCTGGTGGGCGACTCACCACGTGACTCTGGCTGCTATGAGAGCAATGAGAACCTGGAGAATG GCAAGAGCAGGAAGACATCTCGCTCCAACCGCTCCTCTGCGGGCCTTCAGTCCccagactaccccaccctgcccaTGACCCAGTCCACTGAGGCCCTGCAGCAGAGCAAGCTGGAGCGCACAGCCAAGTTCACAAAGCACTTCTTCCTCAAGCCCACCCTGAGGGGCTTCAGCCTGCTGGGGCTGAGGAAGGGCCCCCGCCGGACCCGGACCCCCATGCCGGCCAGCCGCAGCTGTGAGGACCTGGACGGGCCCCCGGAGGCTACCGGCCCCCATGCCTGGAAGAGATCCCACTCCCTCGGGGACCTCCACTGGGAGCAGGCCTTCGACCAGAAGAAGGACTACAGCCTGGAGCTCAAGCCCGCTAAAGGTGTCTCCAAGTCGGGTAACAGCAGCAGGGTGAAGGGCCTCCAGGGTCATGGAGATGGGGGTTCATCACTGGCTCAGAATGGAGGGAGTGCTGTGAGCCCTAAAGGGCGTTCTGACCAACCCCCTGTGCCCTCCCAGCTGCCCCTCAGACCTCCCTGTCCCACCGCACCGCTTCCCCAGCCCCAGGAGACCCTCCCCAGCCCGCTCCCCAGCCCTCCTGAACCCCAGCTGAGGGAGAGGAGCATCCGGACTCACCCCAAAAAGCCCCCAGTGCCCCCTCCCGTTCCAGTCAAGAAATCCAAGGAGCGCCTGGCCAATGGGATACGCCACCGCTCCCTTGTCCTTTCCTCCCCCACTCATTCCTATACCTCCACACACTCTCATCCCCCCAGCCCTGTCATCAGCAGCCCCAGTGCTCCAGCCCTCCCCAGTAAGGCCTCCAGTACCCCTGCATCCCCCTCTCCAGCCAGCACCTCTCCAGCCTCCCCTGCCTCCACCACCGCCACCACCGGCTGTCCAGAGCCAGAGGAACCAGGCACCCCCCCAGCCGTCCCccctccctggctgtctgacctgCCCGAGACGGCCTGCCCCCAGGCTCAGATCCAGGGCGGTGGTGGCAAGATGGTGGTGGCTAGGAAGGTGTCCTATGCTAAAATGGCTGTCGATCTCCACAGCGTGCTGGAGCAGAGACTGGAGGCCGAGGGCATCGACCTCACAGAGGAACCCTACTCAGACAAA catGGTCGGTGTGGTATCCCCCAGCCCCTGATGCAGCGCTACAGTGAGGACTTGGAGCAGCCAGTGAAGGATGTGGCCTCCAACATGGACCAGGTTCGCGTCAAGCAGCTCCGCAAGCAGCACCGCATGGCT ATCCCGTTTGGAGGTTTGACAGAGATGTGCAGGAAGCCACTCTCCCCAGGTCACGTGAGCACCGTCTCTGATTGGCTCGTGTCCATCGGCCTACCCATGTACGCCACACCGATGGCAGCTGCAGGATATGACACGTTGGGACGTGTGTCCTCTCTCACAGAGAGCAGTGTGTGGGAAGCGGGAGTGCGGGACGAGAGGCACGTCCGTAGACTTGTGAGCGAGGCCCGATTGGTCAGCGCACACAGAGACGGACAGTCGTAA
- the LOC139582752 gene encoding SAM and SH3 domain-containing protein 1-like isoform X3, whose translation MEGQGDQAAASVEPDADIAVCDSFSLLKPEADGAVSDSFSQLWTDVMGMLDGSLGNIDDLAQEYSEYYNTCFSDVSDRMEELRKRRVSHDLDMEKVDTSPTSLQLRSEIQESLGFSSEVSTPETERKMSLHKSSSEDGSGGKWDNKKKNKSFWQNFRKTSQKGVMQQTSKGEDIGYVASEITMSDEERIQLMMMVKEKMITVEEALARLKEYENHSRQSSSTDTAEWTDGSTPNLNQSSNCKSREQSDDEQTEDSMKFKRLHKLVNSTRRVRKKLIKVEEGKKRGSEDSLSLEASPTCEDNTALYTGVLKKSSLPQDASMSSLTQDQLSLDGDTDSLTTSPSSSSLDTTWSGHKLVKAFSKSSSTHGLIRPPRRLPAGPEGLGAAGVGGSGSSFSELDGCGAEAEEKVSHSMTEGEMRKALTSLSHGVSNDTLYGFYGLTRPRPKPHPQPRLLVALDDVSQGSPKPARHHTSWLRKPDPNYAYSTKHLLYQRSRNCAKTPGVPSSCSSPSPPARCDLAKAKGGTLGGGGCGGWAFPTRRLRSRTAVSELNITYVVERSLYGHLNWAQLVRPVTLSRAERRCLLEEDREADRKWAASVDRCTKRVLLRIQQKSRTCSFGGFDLSNRSLHVVSGGSEPNSTDPEAVYREVVKSPNTSRISLGKKVKSVKETMRKRMSKKYSSSLSEQSSPDGTPSSPQSPQPDTDSLEKPKLKAGGSVESLRSSLSGQSSMSGQTVSTTDSSASNRESVKSEDGDDEEPPYRGPFCGRARVHTDFTPSPYDSDSLKLKKGDVIDIISKPPMGTWMGLLNNKVGTFKFIYVDVLSEEEEKPKRPVRRRRKGRPPKPTSVEELLERINLKEHMPTFLFNGYEDLDTFKLLEGEDLDELNIKDPQHRAVLLTAVELLQEYDSSSDPERSGLSGSQEKLLSDGHILVGDSPRDSGCYESNENLENGKSRKTSRSNRSSAGLQSPDYPTLPMTQSTEALQQSKLERTAKFTKHFFLKPTLRGFSLLGLRKGPRRTRTPMPASRSCEDLDGPPEATGPHAWKRSHSLGDLHWEQAFDQKKDYSLELKPAKGVSKSGNSSRVKGLQGHGDGGSSLAQNGGSAVSPKGRSDQPPVPSQLPLRPPCPTAPLPQPQETLPSPLPSPPEPQLRERSIRTHPKKPPVPPPVPVKKSKERLANGIRHRSLVLSSPTHSYTSTHSHPPSPVISSPSAPALPSKASSTPASPSPASTSPASPASTTATTGCPEPEEPGTPPAVPPPWLSDLPETACPQAQIQGGGGKMVVARKVSYAKMAVDLHSVLEQRLEAEGIDLTEEPYSDKHGRCGIPQPLMQRYSEDLEQPVKDVASNMDQVRVKQLRKQHRMAIPFGGLTEMCRKPLSPGHVSTVSDWLVSIGLPMYATPMAAAGYDTLGRVSSLTESSVWEAGVRDERHVRRLVSEARLVSAHRDGQS comes from the exons GATGTCTCTGCACAAGTCCAGCTCTGAAGACGGCTCTGGAG GTAAATGGGACAATAAGAAGAAGAACAAATCCTTCTGGCAGAATTTCCGCAAGACGTCTCAGAAGGGAGTCATGCAGCAGACGTCAAAAG GAGAGGACATAGGCTACGTGGCCAGTGAGATCACCATGAGTGATGAAGAGCGCATCCAGCTGATGATGATGGTGAAGGAGAAAATGATCACTGTGGAAGAGGCTTTAGCTCGG CTGAAGGAGTATGAGAACCATAGCAGACAGTCCAGCAGTACTGACACTGCAGAGTGGACTGATGGATCCACTCCCAATCTAAACCAGTCCTCAAACTGCAAA tctcgGGAGCAGTCAGATGATGAGCAGACAGAGGACTCAATGAAGTTCAAACGGCTCCACAAGCTGGTCAACTCTACCCGCCGCGTCAGGAAGAAACTCATCAAGGTGGAAGAGGGGAAGAAACGCGGCTCCGAAG ATTCTCTGAGCTTGGAGGCATCTCCTACATGTGAGGACAACACAGCCCTGTACACAGGGGTCCTGAAGAAGTCCAGCCTGCCCCAGGATGCATCCATGTCCTCCCTGACCCAGGACCAGCTCTCTCTGGATGGGGACACAGACAGCTTGACCACCTCCCCTTCCTCCAGCAGCCTGGACACTACCTGGTCCGGACACAAGCTGGTCAAGGCCTTCTCTAAGTCCAGCAGCACCCACGGCCTCATCCGGCCTCCCAGGAGACTCCCTGCTGGGCCTGAGGGTTTGGGAGCCGCCGGAGTGGGAGGTAGTGGATCCTCCTTCTCGGAGCTGGACGGCTGTGGTGCCGAGGCCGAAGAGAAGGTGTCGCACTCCATGACGGAGGGCGAGATGCGGAAagccctgacctctctctcccatGGGGTAAGTAATGACACACTCTACGGTTTCTACGGCCTCACCCGGCCACGCCCCAAACCACACCCCCAGCCCCGCCTCCTTGTTGCCCTCGATGACGTCTCCCAGGGTAGCCCCAAACCCGCCCGTCACCACACCAGCTGGCTCAGGAAGCCTGACCCCAATTACGCCTACTCCACCAAACACCTGCTCTACCAGCGCTCCCGGAACTGCGCCAAAACACCAGGGGTGCcctcctcctgttcctccccCTCGCCCCCCGCCCgttgtgacctggccaaggctaAGGGTGGTACGCTGGGTGGAGGGGGGTGTGGGGGCTGGGCATTCCCCACTCGCAGGCTCCGCAGCCGGACGGCGGTGAGCGAACTGAACATCACGTACGTGGTGGAGCGCAGCCTCTACGGCCACCTCAACTGGGCCCAGCTAGTCCGGCCCGTCACCCTCAGCCGTGCCGAGCGCCGCTGCCTgttggaggaggacagggaggcgGACAGGAAGTGGGCGGCCAGCGTGGACCGCTGCACCAAGCGCGTGCTCTTACGCATCCAGCAGAAGTCT AGGACATGTAGTTTTGGAGGGTTTGACCTGTCCAACAGGTCACTCCATGTGGTCAGTGGAGGCTCAGAGCCCAAT aGTACGGATCCAGAGGCTGTATACCGGGAGGTAGTCAAGTCTCCCAACACGTCTCGTATCTCTCTGGGGAAGAAGGTCAAGTCCGTCAAAGAGACCATGAGAAAACGCATGTCCAAGAAGTACAGCAGCTCACTGTCtgaacag TCGAGCCCAGACGGGACTCCCAGCTCCCCCCAGTCCCCTCAGCCAGACACAGACTCTCTGGAGAAACCCAAGCTAAAGGCTGGAGGATCAGTGGAGAGCCTCCGGAGCTCCCTCAGTGGGCAAAGCTCCATGA GTGGTCAGACGGTCAGCACCACAGACTCGTCAGCCagtaacagagagagtgttaAGTCTGAGGATGGAGATGACGAGGAGCCTCCCTACAGAGGGCCCTTCTGTGGCAGGGCGCGAGTACACACTGACTTCACCCCTAGCCCCTACGATTCCGATTCCCTCAAACTAAAG AAAGGGGATGTGATCGACATCATCAGTAAGCCACCCATGGGGACGTGGATGGGCCTGCTCAATAACAAGGTGGGCACCTTTAAGTTCATCTATGTGGACGtgctgagtgaggaggaggagaagcccAAAAGACccgtgaggaggaggaggaagggcagACCTCCCAAACCCACCTCTGTAGAAGAGCTGCTGGAACGCATCAACCTCAAg GAGCACATGCCTACCTTCCTGTTTAATGGCTATGAGGACCTGGACACCTTCAAGCTGCTGGAGGGGGAGGATCTAGATGAGCTCAACATCAAAGACCCTCAACACAGAGCTGTGCTGCTCACCGCTGTGGAGCTACTGCAGgagtatgaca GCAGCAGTGACCCTGAGCGGAGCGGCCTGTCAGGCTCTCAGGAGAAGCTGCTATCAGATGGCCACATCCTGGTGGGCGACTCACCACGTGACTCTGGCTGCTATGAGAGCAATGAGAACCTGGAGAATG GCAAGAGCAGGAAGACATCTCGCTCCAACCGCTCCTCTGCGGGCCTTCAGTCCccagactaccccaccctgcccaTGACCCAGTCCACTGAGGCCCTGCAGCAGAGCAAGCTGGAGCGCACAGCCAAGTTCACAAAGCACTTCTTCCTCAAGCCCACCCTGAGGGGCTTCAGCCTGCTGGGGCTGAGGAAGGGCCCCCGCCGGACCCGGACCCCCATGCCGGCCAGCCGCAGCTGTGAGGACCTGGACGGGCCCCCGGAGGCTACCGGCCCCCATGCCTGGAAGAGATCCCACTCCCTCGGGGACCTCCACTGGGAGCAGGCCTTCGACCAGAAGAAGGACTACAGCCTGGAGCTCAAGCCCGCTAAAGGTGTCTCCAAGTCGGGTAACAGCAGCAGGGTGAAGGGCCTCCAGGGTCATGGAGATGGGGGTTCATCACTGGCTCAGAATGGAGGGAGTGCTGTGAGCCCTAAAGGGCGTTCTGACCAACCCCCTGTGCCCTCCCAGCTGCCCCTCAGACCTCCCTGTCCCACCGCACCGCTTCCCCAGCCCCAGGAGACCCTCCCCAGCCCGCTCCCCAGCCCTCCTGAACCCCAGCTGAGGGAGAGGAGCATCCGGACTCACCCCAAAAAGCCCCCAGTGCCCCCTCCCGTTCCAGTCAAGAAATCCAAGGAGCGCCTGGCCAATGGGATACGCCACCGCTCCCTTGTCCTTTCCTCCCCCACTCATTCCTATACCTCCACACACTCTCATCCCCCCAGCCCTGTCATCAGCAGCCCCAGTGCTCCAGCCCTCCCCAGTAAGGCCTCCAGTACCCCTGCATCCCCCTCTCCAGCCAGCACCTCTCCAGCCTCCCCTGCCTCCACCACCGCCACCACCGGCTGTCCAGAGCCAGAGGAACCAGGCACCCCCCCAGCCGTCCCccctccctggctgtctgacctgCCCGAGACGGCCTGCCCCCAGGCTCAGATCCAGGGCGGTGGTGGCAAGATGGTGGTGGCTAGGAAGGTGTCCTATGCTAAAATGGCTGTCGATCTCCACAGCGTGCTGGAGCAGAGACTGGAGGCCGAGGGCATCGACCTCACAGAGGAACCCTACTCAGACAAA catGGTCGGTGTGGTATCCCCCAGCCCCTGATGCAGCGCTACAGTGAGGACTTGGAGCAGCCAGTGAAGGATGTGGCCTCCAACATGGACCAGGTTCGCGTCAAGCAGCTCCGCAAGCAGCACCGCATGGCT ATCCCGTTTGGAGGTTTGACAGAGATGTGCAGGAAGCCACTCTCCCCAGGTCACGTGAGCACCGTCTCTGATTGGCTCGTGTCCATCGGCCTACCCATGTACGCCACACCGATGGCAGCTGCAGGATATGACACGTTGGGACGTGTGTCCTCTCTCACAGAGAGCAGTGTGTGGGAAGCGGGAGTGCGGGACGAGAGGCACGTCCGTAGACTTGTGAGCGAGGCCCGATTGGTCAGCGCACACAGAGACGGACAGTCGTAA